A genomic window from Synechococcus sp. CBW1107 includes:
- a CDS encoding IS3 family transposase, producing MIPPEDRSQLMELFREGLKEGASATAIADLIGICSRTLRRWGIAFQTHGFSQDRRKGSPRNVAHRFTPEERQRLIHIVNDPRFADLTPAQIVAILAEERIYVGSESTIYRIMRQEGLLNHRGRTRLPREPREVPVLEATGIHQVLAWDITLLPGPVKGQFYYLYMVMDVWSRRILGAEVHEHECSELASAFFDRVCRDEGISKETAAVLHSDNGAPMRSFTLAAKMAELGVSLSFSRPRVSNDNAYAESWFRTMKYHQSYPLRRFRDLLSVKAWVDGFVEWYNAEHRHSGIKYVTPNQRHYGQADAICAIRQQTYEEARQRHPQRWSRPPRNWLQPQVVSINHPRPQKPVAA from the coding sequence ATGATCCCGCCAGAGGATAGAAGTCAGCTGATGGAATTGTTCCGAGAAGGTCTCAAAGAAGGGGCTTCTGCCACGGCGATTGCAGATCTGATCGGTATCTGCTCACGCACGTTACGGCGCTGGGGCATTGCGTTCCAGACACATGGATTCAGCCAGGATCGCCGCAAAGGCTCTCCACGGAATGTGGCGCACCGATTCACACCAGAAGAGCGGCAGCGCTTAATTCACATCGTCAACGATCCGCGATTCGCGGACCTCACTCCCGCCCAGATCGTGGCCATCCTTGCCGAGGAGCGAATCTATGTGGGTTCAGAGTCCACGATTTACCGCATCATGCGGCAAGAGGGTCTGCTGAACCACCGTGGCAGAACCCGCCTGCCGCGTGAGCCCAGGGAGGTTCCGGTGTTGGAAGCAACGGGCATCCATCAAGTACTGGCCTGGGATATCACCCTCCTCCCCGGCCCCGTGAAGGGGCAGTTCTATTACCTCTACATGGTGATGGATGTATGGAGCCGGCGCATCCTCGGCGCAGAGGTGCATGAGCATGAATGTAGCGAGTTGGCCAGCGCATTCTTTGATCGTGTCTGCCGCGATGAAGGGATCAGCAAGGAGACTGCTGCGGTCCTGCACTCGGACAATGGCGCCCCCATGCGCTCATTCACTCTGGCGGCCAAGATGGCGGAGCTGGGGGTGTCGCTTTCGTTCTCGAGGCCACGCGTCAGCAATGACAACGCCTATGCCGAGTCGTGGTTCCGCACGATGAAATACCACCAGAGTTATCCGCTCAGGCGATTCCGGGATCTGCTTTCGGTGAAAGCCTGGGTGGATGGCTTTGTCGAGTGGTACAACGCTGAGCACCGGCACAGCGGCATCAAGTACGTGACGCCCAATCAGCGCCATTACGGCCAGGCTGACGCGATCTGCGCCATCCGCCAACAGACCTATGAGGAAGCTCGGCAGAGGCATCCTCAGCGCTGGAGCCGGCCACCCCGCAACTGGTTACAGCCACAGGTTGTGAGCATCAACCATCCGCGACCGCAGAAACCTGTGGCTGCTTGA
- a CDS encoding IS256 family transposase: MPKTHAAVPELASLLDGSSAGELIPELARHGLQQLIELELAAFLGADWHERTEERLGHRNGYRPRTLTTQVGDLALQIPKLRAGSFLPSILEPRRRVDQALYAVIMEAYIGGVSTRKVDALVAALGSQSGISKSQVSRICQEIDQQVQAFLSRPLESSGYAYVYLDATYLKGRLGKAQQVCSRAVVVAMGVNEDGRRELLGLKVGDSETESFWAEFIAHLKERGLGGVRLVISDAHTGLTKAIRRQLQGSVWQRCRVHFARNLLQCVPKAHQGMVTAALRSVFAQESAEEIASRWDDLAASLAERFPKAAALMHGAKEDVLAFRPFPRDHWRKIWSTNLLERVNEEIKRRTRVVGIFPNDASITRLVGAVLLEQHEHWQLEGRRMFSAESMATIPELDAIPALQALST, from the coding sequence ATGCCCAAGACCCATGCTGCCGTACCTGAGCTGGCCTCGCTACTCGATGGCAGCAGTGCCGGGGAGCTGATCCCTGAACTGGCACGCCACGGCCTGCAGCAGCTGATCGAGCTGGAGCTCGCTGCCTTCCTCGGTGCGGACTGGCACGAGCGCACCGAGGAGCGGCTCGGCCACCGCAACGGCTACCGGCCTCGCACCCTGACCACCCAGGTGGGGGATCTGGCACTGCAGATCCCGAAACTGCGCGCGGGCAGCTTCCTCCCCTCGATCCTCGAACCCCGCCGCCGGGTTGATCAGGCCCTGTACGCGGTGATCATGGAGGCTTACATCGGTGGGGTCTCGACCCGCAAGGTCGATGCCCTGGTGGCGGCGCTCGGCTCCCAGAGCGGCATCTCCAAGTCGCAGGTGAGTCGCATCTGTCAGGAGATCGACCAGCAGGTGCAGGCGTTTCTGAGCCGGCCCCTGGAGAGCAGCGGCTACGCCTACGTCTATCTCGATGCCACCTACCTCAAGGGGCGGCTGGGCAAGGCTCAGCAGGTCTGCTCCCGCGCTGTCGTCGTCGCCATGGGGGTGAACGAGGATGGTCGCCGGGAGTTGCTGGGCCTCAAGGTCGGCGACAGCGAGACCGAGAGCTTCTGGGCGGAGTTCATCGCCCATCTCAAAGAACGGGGCCTGGGTGGCGTCAGGCTGGTGATCTCTGACGCCCACACCGGCCTCACCAAGGCGATCCGCCGCCAGCTGCAGGGAAGCGTCTGGCAGCGCTGCCGCGTCCATTTCGCCCGCAACCTGCTGCAGTGCGTCCCCAAGGCTCACCAGGGCATGGTCACCGCCGCCCTGCGCAGCGTGTTCGCCCAGGAGAGCGCTGAGGAGATCGCGTCACGCTGGGACGATCTGGCCGCCTCGCTGGCGGAGCGCTTCCCCAAGGCCGCTGCGCTCATGCACGGCGCCAAGGAGGACGTGCTGGCTTTCCGGCCCTTCCCCAGGGACCACTGGCGCAAGATCTGGAGCACCAACCTGCTGGAGCGGGTCAACGAGGAAATCAAACGCCGCACCAGGGTCGTCGGCATCTTCCCCAACGACGCGTCGATCACCCGCCTGGTGGGCGCGGTACTGCTGGAGCAGCACGAGCACTGGCAGCTGGAGGGCCGGCGCATGTTCTCAGCCGAGAGCATGGCGACCATCCCGGAGCTGGATGCCATCCCTGCTCTCCAGGCCCTCAGCACCTGA
- a CDS encoding transposase, translating to MKPTYDTAVRDQVRQRMSPPNRESVAEIARSTGITTQTLYNWRSQWQKQGQLVPATTKPPEQWSALDKLAAVIQAAGLSGPDLGAFCRERGLYPKQLARWRQAAEDANGPSAPSMADQRELQRKNQELIRQNRRLQRELEKKEKALSEAATLLMLSKKLDQLWPRDEEQ from the coding sequence ATGAAACCGACCTATGACACCGCTGTGCGGGACCAAGTCCGCCAGCGCATGAGCCCGCCAAACCGGGAGAGCGTGGCCGAGATCGCCCGCTCTACCGGGATCACGACCCAGACCCTCTACAACTGGCGCAGCCAGTGGCAGAAGCAGGGTCAGCTCGTGCCAGCCACCACCAAGCCGCCAGAGCAGTGGAGCGCTCTCGACAAGCTGGCCGCTGTGATCCAGGCGGCCGGCCTGAGTGGCCCTGATCTCGGGGCCTTCTGCCGTGAGCGGGGCCTCTACCCCAAACAGCTTGCCCGCTGGCGGCAGGCCGCCGAGGATGCCAATGGCCCCAGCGCTCCGAGCATGGCTGATCAGCGAGAACTTCAGCGTAAGAATCAGGAGCTGATTCGCCAGAATCGCCGCTTACAACGCGAATTGGAGAAGAAGGAGAAGGCTCTCTCGGAGGCGGCAACACTGCTGATGCTCTCAAAAAAGCTCGATCAGCTGTGGCCACGGGACGAGGAACAATGA